Genomic window (Caldinitratiruptor microaerophilus):
CCTCCTGCCGGATTCCGCCCAGGGTCTCCCCCGGCAGGAACGAGATCCGGCAGGTCAGTTCTGCCCAGCCCGGTACGGTGGAGGTCCAGTCGCCAGCTTGCATGGTTCCGATGTTCAAGTGGCAGCTCCGCCCCGTCTCCCGCCCGAAAAACTCGGGCGGATGGCGGCGCGCCCTCTCCTCGTCTAGGTCCAGGAGGGCTTGGTAGATGGGGATCATCTTGCCAATAGCGTTGACGCCCTGGTGGGCGAGGCCGGCGTGAGCGGTCCGCCCCGCCACCCGTACTTTGAAATAGGCCACCCCCACCATGCCAATGCAGATGTCGTCAAACGGCTCGGTCACCACCATGCCGTCTGCCCGGTTCCCCCCTATCAGGCAGGCGAGGGTGCCCCCGGAGCCGCCGGCCTCCTCTTCGATGACGCTCTGCAGCTGTACGGTGCCCGATGGTCGAATGCCGACGTCGAGCACCGCTTTGAGGGCAAAGTAGTTGGCGATCAGGCCGGACTTCATGTCCATGGCCCCACGCCCGTACATCCGGTTACCGACGATCTGCGCCCCCCATGGGTCATAGGTCCACTGGTTGACGGGCTCGGGGGACACCACGTCGATGTGGCCGTTGAGGATTAGGGACCGGCCCCCGCCCGCCCCGCGCAGCGTGCCCAGGACGTTTGGCCGCCCGGCGTACTCCCAGGGGGTTTCGCAATAGGCGGGATGGGCGGCGATCAGCTCCCGGTCGGCCGTAAAGGTTTCCACCTCCAAGCCCAGCCGCTCATACAACTGAGCCATGTACTGCTGCGCCTCCCCCTCCTGTCCAACGACGCTGGGGATGCGCACCACGTCTTGCAGGGCAGAGATCAAGTCATCCGCTTGTCGGCGGAGGTTGGCCCGCACCGCCGCCTGCACTTTCTCCAGCCTTGTCATGGAGCTTCCTCCTCAGGCGGAACGGGTGCTGGGGCGGCTGGGCGGCAGGCCGAATCGGCCGGCGCTGGCGCCCCCGTCCACGGTGATGACGGTGCCGGTTAAGTAGTTGGACGGATTGGAGGCAACCATCAGGCAGGCCGCGGCCACATCGGCGGGGGTACCCACCCGTCCCACAGGGACCTGGAGAGCAAAGCTGACCTTGTACTCCTCGGTCAGGTTGGAGCTGTCAATGATGCCTGGGGCGATACTGTTGACCCGGATCCCGTACTGGCCCAGCTCCATGGCGAGTGTCTGGCTAAACATGACTACCGCCGCCTTCGAGGCGCAGTAATGCGCTGAGCCCACTCGTGCGATCCTGTAACTGCCTGAGGAGATAGTAATGATGTCGCCACCGGTGCCCTGCTTCACCATCTGGCGGGCCACCGCCTGGCAGACCAGGAAGGTGCCCTTAGCATTGGTGTCGAAGACCAAGTCCCACTCCGCTTCGGTCATGTCCAACACTAGTGCCTCGGGATAGACGCCGGCGTTACTGATGCAGATGTCGATACCTCCCCAGGCCGCCACTATGGCGTCCACCATTCCGCGCACCCCTTCGGCGCTGCGCACGTCGGTGGCGTAGGTCAAAAGCCGATCCGGGCCGAATCCCAGTTCGGCTGCCGCTCTCTGCACCTGGGCGAGGTCCCTGTCGTGAATCATCACCCGGGCCCCTTCGGCCAGGAAAGCACGAGCAGTGGCCGCCCCGATGCCCCGACCCGCGCCGGTAACTAGGACGCGCTGATCACGCAGTGATTTCACCATTACATCCAGCCCCCGCCATTCGGACTAATCACTTGGCCGGTGATGAACTCGGCCGCGTCGGACGCCAGGAAGCAGATGACGGCTGCCACATCTTCTGGCTGTCCGACCCGGGGCCAGAGCACCCACCCCGGCTGCTGCACGGTGCCTCGCCGACGGGACATCTCAGTATCGATTAGCCCGGGGGCGACGGCGTTGACATTGATCCGGTGCCCAGCCAGTTCCTTGGCCAGGCACTTGGTCAGCCCGATCACCCCAGCCTTGGCCGCCCCATAGTGGGTACTGCCTGCTAATCCACTCAAGCCAACGGTGGAGGCAAGGTTGATGATGTTGCCCCGCCCCTGCCGGATCATCAGGGGTACCACCGCCCGACACACGAGAAACACGCCGGTCAGGTCGATGTGGATCATGCGCTGCCATTCTTCCAGTGACATATCGGCCAGGCGGGTGCCCGTGCCGCCGATGCCGGCGTTGTTGACCAGCACGTCGATGCGACCGTAAGCTCGAACGGTCTCATCCACGGCCGCGGCTACGGCGACCGGATTGCCCACATCGATGTAGATGCCCAAAGCAGCCGGCCCTTGGGCGGTGCATTCGGAGGCCGTGGCCCAAGCCGTTTCCAGGTCCAAATCGGCGGCTACTACGGTGGCACCTTCCCGAGCCATGGCAACGGCCGTCGCCCGACCAATGCCCCGGCCTGCACCGGTCACTAGGACTACCTTGCCTTTCAGATTCATGTCTGTGGCCACCCAAGTATTGCTTGGCTAAAAGGTACTGAAGCGACCACTCCACCTCGACCCCGACGGCGAAGCCGGCGTGAAGGGGGCCACTGCGGCGCGGCCACTCTAGCGGGTGAGGTGAATGTCCGTGAGGGAGCCGTCCTCCCTGGCGTTGTACGTATAGATGGGGGAGATAACGAATCGGTTCTTAAGCTGCGCCGACCGGAACTAAACGGAGCAAAGAGCACAGAACGTACCTCCTAGGACCTATACCAGGATGTGCGCCAGTCTTACAGCGATGGGAAACCGGGAATGGAATCGACCGACTCCAGGGCGTTGATGATGGCAATCACTAGGGCGTCAGCGGCAGCGGACCCGGCGATGTCCGTATCCTCCTCGGCGGAGACGCCGCCTGCGCTGAGCCGGCTACCGCCGCCCACCGAGAGGGCAAAGATGGTGTTGCCGTCGCACAAAGTGTAAATGGGCCGGAACGCCCGCGTCAGGCCGGCGTAGCCAGGCTGGCTAGCTTGCGGAGGCGGGTTTTGTGCAAGTGGAGGTTGGTGGCCACACAGGCAACGGTGGTGTTAGCGCCGGGCTCCACCATCTTGCTCACCCCGGCTGCCTCAGGCGGCCAAGTGCGTGGCCCGACCTGCGGGACATGCCGTACGAGATGATAGCCGCTGTGGGTGGCAGAGAGGTCATCGGTGGCCGGGTTGACGGCATCGCCTAGGGCGTTGATGACCACCAGAACGCCGACGATAGCGCCGTAGCCCAAGTCAACGCTAGCGGTGCCAGTGACGCCCTTCATCTTGATACCGCCCGGGAACTTGCCGCAGGTGCCGCCGGTGCCGGCTCCCACGTTACCTTACTCCACCGCCCATCGTGGGCGGCCGCTGCGGCCCGATATCCCCACTCGGGGGTCGGCCGCACCTTATTACTGCATACGCCCAGGTCGTAGATGGCGGCACTAGGCACTATGGGCACAACGCCAGCCCCGTAGTCGGTGCCGCCGCCCTGCTCCTCCAGGTATTGTATTGGCGGACGCCCGTGGTGGAGGCCAGGCCGAAGCGGCTGCCGCCGGTGAGCACCACGGCGTGCACCAGCGGCCCATGGTTTTCGGGCGCCAGCCCCTCGGTCTCGACGCTGCTTGGGCCGTCACCAAGCGCAGCGATGCCGGCGCTGGCTCCCCCCTCCGGAATGATGACCCTGACCCCGGTCAGGTTCTCCCGGTCCGTCACCTGTCCTACCCGGACCTGGGAAGATCGGTGATGGCGTTATACCGACCGCTCGGCACGGTCCATTCCTCCTGTCTCACGCGGGGGATACTGGGCTGCCCAGAATTCGGCGATCTGCCGCCCGGTGGCCAACCAGGCCCCGCGCTGGCGCAGGGCTGCGACTACCCGGCGCAGCATCTGCAGTCGGCCGGGTCGGCCGATGAACTGCGGGTGCATGGTCAGGTTGAACAGCCCGCCGTACTCCATCAGCCCGTCTAACTCCTCTTTCCAAATCTGCTCCACCTCTGCGGCAGGTCGAATCGGGCGGGGTGTACGGGTGGAGAACATGAAGAATGGGGCGTCATCCAGTACCCACTGCACAGGCAGCTCCAGGAGCGGAGCCCCCTCACCAGCATGCCAGTAAGGACGGATATCATCCATCAGGTTGGACGAGTACAGGAACCCAAACTTCCGGAGGAACCGCAAGGTGCTGGGCGTGAACTCCCAGGCAGGGGAGCGGTAGCCCACGGGCCGGTAGCCGGTGAGGTTAGCCAGGATCTCCAGCCCTCGCTGGAGGACCGCCTCTTCCTTGGCCGGGTCGTTAGGGTCCGGCCACTCGTGCAGGTAGCCGTGATGGCCCAGTTCGTGGCCGCGGGCGGCGATCTCGCGTATCTCCAGGGGATACCTCTCTGCCACCCAGCCGGGCACAAAGAAGGTGGCCTTCACGTCCAGCTCATCTAATAAATCCAGGATCAGACCCAGGGCCACCTTGGGCCCGTACCGGCCCTGGGACAGAACGCCAACCCGCTGAGCGTTTTCGGCCTCTCGGGAGATCCACAGCGATTCGCCGTCGACGTCGAAGGTCAACATGGCGGCCACAGCTGCCTCGCCAGGCCAGAGTGGTTTTGCGGTCATGGACGGAATACCTCCCACGTGGATGTCGGTGCTGGGAATGCCGGCGACGATGTAAGCAGTGGAGTCCACATAGGCCAAGGTGGTAGCGAAAGTGGACGGCGCGAAGATCTCGTCACCATGGTTAAACTGAGCCTCGGACGCCTGCACAGCGGCAAGCACTTCGGGGCTGCACTGGGTCTTGGGCGTCCTCGGGCCGGCCTGCGGGTCACCTTTTCCTACTAGGTACCCTGGATGGTCCCGTCTAAACCGGGTGGCAGGGACCTCCCAGATGTAAGCAGGCTCTAGGTAAGACACTAGGGCCTGGCTCACGCGCCTGCCTCCTCGGAGTCTGACCCGCTGACTTCCTCCTTGGTTTCCTCCTTAGGACCGAACCACAGCTTGAACACGTCCGTCATCGTGGGCACCACCCCACGGGGCATGGTGACAACGAACAGGACCATGGCAGCACCTAGCAGTAGCAACCGGAACCGGTCCACGTCTTTGAGCAGTTCGTTCAGTACCGTGAGCAGAAGCGTACCAACGATGGGGCCACCAAAGCTCCCCCAGCCGCCGATGACCAGCATGGCCAGCAGATTGGTCATCTGGGCGAAGCTGAGCATGCCTGGCGCCATGACCTTCAGGTAGTGGCCGTAAAAGGCGCCAGCTAGACCGGTAAACACGGCAGAGATGAAGAAGAGCAACAGCTTGTAGCGGAATGGGCTGATGCCTCGGGAGACGGCGTAGGCCTCCGAGTCGCGCAGCGCCTTGAAGGCTAACCCGACCCGCGAGTTTACCACTCTGAAGATTGAATAGGTAGAGACAGCGAACAAGACCAGGGCCACCCAGTAGTAGGCCATAAGCTCATGCTCGGGCCCCAGTCGGTCCAGCCCTAACGACGGCACGCGCAAGCCAAACCCGCCGCCGGTAATCTTCGTGTCATCGGTGACAATCGTCAGGTAGATGATCTGGTGAAACGCCAGGGTCAGCAGCACGACGTATACGCCGCGCAGCCGCAGTACAGGCAGGCCCAAGAGCAAGCCCACCACCCCAGCCACCAGTGCGCCCACGGGCATGGTGATCCAGGGGTTGACGTGTGCGTACACGGCCAGCATGCCGGAGGCGTAACCACCGACCCCGAATAACGCCAACTGGCCGAAGGACGGTATTCCCCCGTAACCCATGACCAGGTTCCACATCTCGTTCACCACGGCCCAGATAAAGAAGCTCACGGCGGTGTGCAAGACATACGAGCTGTTCACGAATACTGGCAGGACCAGCAGGACCAGAAAGATCAGGCCCCAAGTGCTCCAGCTCCACTCCTGCCACGGGGCAGCGCCAGGTGCCAGGGTTAGCCGGCGGTTCAATCCACCGGACTCCAACGCGGTCACATGGTGTCTCACAGCCGCCGTGCCTCCCCCAAGCCGAACAGACCATTGGGTCTGACGATCAGCACAACGATCATCACGAGAAACAGAACCTGCAGGGACCATTTCACGCCGAGGTACAGGCTGACCAAGGCCTCCAGCAGGCCAATCAGGTAAGCCGCCCACATGGTACCCTTTACGCTCCCCAGCCCGCCGAAAATGGTGACGAGCAGGCTCTTGAGCAGGGGCGGCCCGCCCATGGTGGGCGAGAGAAAGTAAATGCCGGAAAGCAGCACCCCTGCTACGGCGGCCAGGGCGGTGCTTATCACCATGACGATGGTGAAGGATCGTTTGACCGGTACGCCCATCAGCCGGGCGGCGGTCATGTTCTGGGCGATGGCTCGGATAGCTAGGCCATGACGGGTCCTGTACAGGAACAGATGCATCATTAGTAGCACGCCCACCGCCACGGCGGCGATGACCAGATCTCGGAAAGAAACGTTTAGCGGGCCTACTTTGAACCCGCCGGGGACGATCTCGGGCAGGGTCTTGTTGCGGCCGCCGAAAGCGAGTAGTACGGCATTTTCGAGTACGATGCCGACGCCGACGGTGGCAATCAGGGTGTTGTTCTCCCAGCCCGGCCGCTCAAGGAGAGGGAGCACCACCATATACTGGAGGATGTACCCTACCAACCCCATGGCGGCCGCAGCCACCGGGACTCCGATCAGGGGGTGAATGCCGGCGGTGGTTACCACCAACCACGCTACGTAAGCACCGGCCATGAAGATGCTGCCGTGGGCTAAGTTCAGCATCCGCAGCGCACCCCAGATCAGGGTCAGGCCCGTTGCCACCAGGGCGTATATGGAGCCCAGGAGAAGACCGCTGTATATAGCTTGGGTAAGCCCTGGCATGGTTCCAACTCCTTCACGGCCACTGGCGGTCGTCACCCGAGATAGGCAGAGAACAGTGCTTCATCCATCAGCAACTCGCCCGCCTGCCCCTCCTTGACAAGGGACCCGCTCTCCAGCAGGTACACCCGCTGTGCCACGTGCACGGCATGCGTCGCGTTCTCGTCTACCAGCAGGATTGACAGGCCACTCGCCGCGATCTCCTTGATCTTCGTGTATACCTCTTCGATGACGATGGGCGCCAGGCCAAGGGAGGGCTCGTCGATCATGAGCAACTTGGCGTCGCTCATCAGGCCTCGACCGAGGGCAAGCATCCGGCGTTCGCCGCCGGAGAGGGTGCGCGCCAGTTGGTTCCGCCGCTCCCCCAGCCGGGGAAAGAGACTGTAAACACGGTCCAGCTTTTCGCCCCGCCTCGCCCAGGCCCGAGGCAGGTAGGCGCCCATCAGGAGGTTCTCCTCCACCGTCATCTCGGGAAACGGGAGGTCGCCCTGGGGGATGTGTACGACCCCGGCGGCGGTAATTTCCTCTGCCTCGAGGCCGGAGATGGTCCTGCCCTCAAACTTGATCTCTCCGGCGGTCAGCGGTACCAGGCCGCTGATCGCCCGCAGAAGGGTGGTCTTGCCGTGGCCGTTGGGACCGAGGATGACCACCGCCTCACCTTGGTTCACGTGCATGGAAAGGTCGTGCAGCACCACCGAACCGCCGTACCCGCAGCGGATCCCAGACACTTCGAGCAGTATCATCCCTACCCCCCTTTCAGGGCTGCGACTAGGTCTCTGGCCTGCTCGCCGAGGTAGACTGCCACTACCCGCTCATCGCGGATGACATCGGACGGGTTGCCCTCTGCCAGCTTTTCGCCGTGGTGGATGATTAGTAGCCGGTCTGCCAGGGCGAGAAGTGCCTTCATCACGTGCTCGATGATCAGCACAGTGACGCCGGCGGCGTTGACTTTGCGCACCAGTTCCACCAGTTGCTCGCGCTCTGCCCGGTTCAGGCCGCCTACCGGCTCGTCCAGCATCAGCAACTTCGGCCGGGTGGCCAGGGCAGAGGCGATCATCAGCCGCTTCTTGTCAAAGACCGAAAGTGTCTCCGCTAGCTGAGCCTGCTTGTCGAGCAGCCCCACGAACTCCAAGGCCGCCAACGCCTCGTCGATTTCTTCCGGCCGGAACCGCAGGGTGGGAGCAACGCTCCCACCCTTGACGCTCCCACCCTGTCGGCCAAAGGCGCTGCCGACCAGGGCGTTGGCCAACACGCTCTGGGTCCCGAAGACCACCGGGGTCTGAAAGGTACGGGCGATGCCGCGGTGGCAGACCTCTTCCGGTTGAAGCTGCTGGATCTCCTCCCCCCGGAACCGGATGGTACCGCTGGTTGGGGGTGTATGTCCGGAAATCATGTCAAACAACGTGGTTTTGCCTGCACCGTTGGGACCAGCAATCCCGTAGACCTGCCGCTCCGCAACGGAGAAGGTCAGGTCCTTGTTTGCCTCCAGCCCGCCGTACCGCTTGGTCAGACCCTGGACCTCGAGAATCACGCCCATCAGGTCTCCCCCTCAGACCTAGGCGAGCCAGGGTGGCAGTTTGAATTGGCCGGTCGTGTACGGTTCCGGGCTGACCAGGACATGTTTCTTGTTCTGGATCTGGTACGTGAGGTGGGGCATGCCCAGGGAGGGATCCTTAGTGTACTCGGGATACGGCCGACCAGACAGGTCGCTTTTGTCAAAGGCCATGGTACCGCAGACGCCCCGGTGGATAATATTTTCCATAATCGAGCAGACCTTGCGGGTATCGGTGGGGTCGCCTGCCATGGCCACGGCCCGCAGGTAGACGTTGGTCATGTCATAGAGGGAGCCGGCGTTGGCGCCGCCCGGCTCTGCCCCGAACTTCTGCCGGTACCGCTGCTTCCACGGCTCGGCGTAGGAGTCTGGCAGGATACCGATGACCGTAGACCAGATGACACCGTTGGCGGCGTCCCCGGCCATCTCCAGGTACTCGGGGATGGAGGGGCCGTACTGCTGGTAGAGAAGCGACGGGGTCGGATCCTTGACAAACTCCTTGGTGAACAATGCCAGGTCACTGGGCGCATAATCAGTGATGAAGATCAGGCCTGGGGGATCCTTCCGGATTTTGGCCAGGGTGGGGCCCCAGTCTGCTACCGGGACGACCACCCTCTCGTAGATGTTGACGGTCCAGCCCCGCTTCTCGGCCTCAGCCTTGAATGTGTCGGCAATACTGATACTGTACGGGTTGTCGGAGGTGATGAGGGTGAGTTTTTTATTGTACGGCTTCCACTGGCCGGACTCGATCAGTTGATCCATGTAGGCGGCAAACCCAATACCGTACCACACCTCTGTTGGGTCGCCCTGGAAGATCATCCAGTACTTGTCCCGGTTTTCCCGCACCGGCTTGGCCGATGCCTCGGTGGTGTTCACGTGCATGTACGGGATCTTTGCCTGGGCTACCAGGTCGAACTCGGGGCCAGAGGAGACGTGGTAGCCCACGATGATGGCGTGGACCTTCTCCACCTCGATCAGCCGCTGGAAGTTGCTCAGCATCTTCTCAGCCGGCATCTCTTCCACGTCCAGGACCACCAGTTCGACCGGGATGCCGCCAACTCCACCCTGGGCGTTGACCTCATCGATAGCCATCTGCAGGCCCCGCTGCATCTCAGTACCGTCGCCGGCTCCCCACCCAGTCAGCGGGAGCGAAGCACCAATCCGGATCTTGTCGACCTTGGTCTTCATCTGGGCGCCGGCGAGGTTGGCCTGCTGGGCGGGCGTGGCAACCATTCGACTAGCCTGGCGAGCCAGGAGTCCGCCAAGCACGAGACCGCCAACGCCGGCCACAGCGGCCGAGCGGAGCAGTTCGCGCCGCGAAAGCCTCTTGGAATCTGACATCCTCACGGCCTCCTTTGGTTGGATTGACGGACGTCGAACCGAAGATTTACAGCCGTGGCCTGCCGTTCTCACCCAACGAGTATTAGCAAAGGTGGTGCCAAGTCCCCTGATGCGGATACATACAGTGTCTAACCCGGTGAACGTCCCTGCGGGTCGCCAGATTCACACATACATGTGCGAATGTGAGCAAGTCGAAGGTGTAACCCGTCGTCCCACTCCTCCTTAGCGATGGGCTATCATCCCGCTACTGGCATGCAAATTGCGTGCAGGGTGGACGTAGCTTGCCGTGGGAGGTAATCACATGGTCACTGCCGACCTGCGCAGCCGGATTGACCGGCACATTCAGAAACACCGCGACCAACTCATCGAGTGGGTGGCGGCGGCGGTACGCATCCCCAGCGTCACTGGCCGGGAGTCGGCCATGCAGGAATACGTGGCCAGGCTTTACGCCAGCATGGGACTGGAAGTCATCCGCCATCAACCTGTAAGGGAGCAGGTGGCGGATCACCCAGCCTTCGTCGATTCCGGTATTCCGTTTTCCAACCGCCAGAACATCATCGGCATCCTCCGCGGGCGCACCGACGCGCCGTCCCTGACCTTGCACGGCCATGTGGACGTAGTCTCCCCGGAGCCCGTGGATCAGTGGAACCATGACCCCTGGGGAGCCGAAATTGTCGGCAATCGCATGTACGGCCGCGGCGCCGGCGACATGAAAGCCGGACACATGGCCAACGCCTTTGCGCTCAAGACCCTGCTGGATTTGGGGCTAAAGCCGCGCGGCACTGTCATGCTGATGAGCACCGTTGAAGAGGAAGCCGGGGGCGGCGGCGGTACGTTAGCTTGCATGGTAAGCGGGTTTCTGACCGACGGGTTTGTGACAACCGAACCCCACAGTCTGAACCTGACCATCTCACACGCTGGCGTGCTCTACTTCCGGGTCAAGGTACAGGGCAGGACTGCGCATGCTGGGCTAGCCCATACCGGGGTGAACGCTATTGTCAAGATGCAGCCGATCGTCCAAGCCCTCTGGGAACTGGACCAGAACCGGGGACAGATGGTTCGGTTTGCGCTGTATGAAGAGGGAAGTGGCAGGTCGTGCCATTTGAACCTGGGTACCCTGCGGGCCGGCGACTGGCCGTCCACGGTGGCCGGCTGGGCCGTCCTGGAGTGCAGGATCGGGTTCGTCCCCGGTGAGACCAGCGGGGAGATCCAGGCGCTGGTTGAGCGGACAGTGCGCGAAGTGGCCGCCGGTGATCCGTGGCTAGCAGAGCATCCCCCGCAGGTAGAGTGGTTCGGCTGGAAGGCGGAGCCCTGGTACCAAGATCCAGACCACGCTTATGTCAGGGCGTTCAAGTCGGCGGCCGAGGCTGTCCTGGGCCGGGAGGTACGGATCCAGGGCCGGGCAGCGGCCAACGATGCGCGGTTTACCGACTATTTTGGACGGGCGGGAGTGGCCTTTGGCCCTATCTGCGGCAACATGCACGGAATCGACGAGTGGGTAGACCTAGATAGCGTGGTGGATACAGCCAGGGTCTTGGCGTACCATATCGCCGAGTGGTGCGGCCTGGAATAAAGATCAGCCGCCGACCAGGTAACCCCGGCCACCGACCGTTTCAGAATCGGCGCTTTCGGTTGGCGCCAGTGTACTTTTTCAGCTTCCGCACCACTGTGGAGTGGCTAACCCCCAGTGCCTGCCCCATCTCCTGGGTGGTGGCGTACAGGCGACTGGCCAGCAGCAGCAGCTGTTCTTCCACCAACCGGACAGCATCCCGGAGGGGCACCAACCCCTGTACGACAACGGGCTGCCCTTCCGATTGTTGAGTCAGCAGCCCGGACCGGCCGGCCAATCCGTTCTGAAACTCCTGCGGCAGGTCCGAGAGGTGGATGACCGGCTGTTCGACCAACACCACCAGCCGTTCGACAAGGTGCTCCAGTTGCCGGACGTTGCCGGGCCAGGGATAGGTTTTCAGCGCGGCCATCGCCGCCTCTGAAAACCGCTTACGGCGCCCGTGCAGCCTGGCAAACCGCTCCAGAAACAGTTCCACCAGCGGAGCGATATCTTCCGGCCGTTCCCGCAGCGGTGGCACCTCGATAGGCAGTACGTTCAGGCGGTAGTACAGGTCTTCGCGGAACCGGCCCTCCCGGACCATGGCTGCAAGGTCCCGATTGGTGGCGGTGATGATGCGCACATCTGCTCGGATGGGTTCAGTGCCGCCAACCCGCGTGAAGGTCCGATCCTGCAGCACATGAAGCAACTTGACCTGCAGGCTGAGCGGCAGTTCACCAATCTCGTCTAAGAACAGCGTCCCGCCCTCGGCCGCTTGTAGGTAGCCGGCCTTGCCGCCTCGTTCCGCACCGGTAAAGGCCCCGCGTTCGTACCCAAACAGGGCAGACTCAAACAACGACTCCGGGATGGCCCCGCAGTTGACTCGCACGAAGGGTGCCCGACAACGTGGGCTGTGGCGGTGGATGGCCCGCGCTACCACTTCCTTGCCCACACCGGTCTCCCCTAGGATGAGCACTGGGGAACTGACCGCCCCAACTTTGCGCACCCACTCCCGGACCTGCCGCATCAGCGGGCTGACCGCAATCATCTCGTCTTGGGGCCCGGAACTGCGCTGTTGCGGGACATCCGAAAGGGCCCTGCTGAGCAGGTGTGCGTCGGCCGCAATGGCGGAAAGAAGTTCGGGGTCTTCGACTAGTTCCGTACCCAGGCCCAATACATGCCGGGACCGTCCCCCAGAGGGAAACCAACGCATGAGTAGCAATCGGCCCCGCAACGTCCGGCACAGGCTTGCGGTCGGGTAGCGCGGCACCACCAGCGGCGCCTCCGCCAGGACACCGGTCAGAAGGTCGTAGATCAACCGACCCACCAATTCCTCGTTCGAGCAGCCGAAAAGGTGCAGGGCTTCCCCCTCG
Coding sequences:
- a CDS encoding ArgE/DapE family deacylase, translating into MTRLEKVQAAVRANLRRQADDLISALQDVVRIPSVVGQEGEAQQYMAQLYERLGLEVETFTADRELIAAHPAYCETPWEYAGRPNVLGTLRGAGGGRSLILNGHIDVVSPEPVNQWTYDPWGAQIVGNRMYGRGAMDMKSGLIANYFALKAVLDVGIRPSGTVQLQSVIEEEAGGSGGTLACLIGGNRADGMVVTEPFDDICIGMVGVAYFKVRVAGRTAHAGLAHQGVNAIGKMIPIYQALLDLDEERARRHPPEFFGRETGRSCHLNIGTMQAGDWTSTVPGWAELTCRISFLPGETLGGIRQEVEAVITAAAAADPWLAEHPPVVVWYGWQAEPWLQDGNDPLVVTFKATAERVAGRPFKLVAATAGLDSRFCAYWNIPALNFGPRGERLHGVDEYVEIDSVVEVAEVLASFIVEWCGWQE
- a CDS encoding SDR family NAD(P)-dependent oxidoreductase, which codes for MVKSLRDQRVLVTGAGRGIGAATARAFLAEGARVMIHDRDLAQVQRAAAELGFGPDRLLTYATDVRSAEGVRGMVDAIVAAWGGIDICISNAGVYPEALVLDMTEAEWDLVFDTNAKGTFLVCQAVARQMVKQGTGGDIITISSGSYRIARVGSAHYCASKAAVVMFSQTLAMELGQYGIRVNSIAPGIIDSSNLTEEYKVSFALQVPVGRVGTPADVAAACLMVASNPSNYLTGTVITVDGGASAGRFGLPPSRPSTRSA
- a CDS encoding SDR family oxidoreductase, with the translated sequence MNLKGKVVLVTGAGRGIGRATAVAMAREGATVVAADLDLETAWATASECTAQGPAALGIYIDVGNPVAVAAAVDETVRAYGRIDVLVNNAGIGGTGTRLADMSLEEWQRMIHIDLTGVFLVCRAVVPLMIRQGRGNIINLASTVGLSGLAGSTHYGAAKAGVIGLTKCLAKELAGHRINVNAVAPGLIDTEMSRRRGTVQQPGWVLWPRVGQPEDVAAVICFLASDAAEFITGQVISPNGGGWM
- a CDS encoding P1 family peptidase codes for the protein MGAGTGGTCGKFPGGIKMKGVTGTASVDLGYGAIVGVLVVINALGDAVNPATDDLSATHSGYHLVRHVPQVGPRTWPPEAAGVSKMVEPGANTTVACVATNLHLHKTRLRKLASLATPA
- a CDS encoding polysaccharide deacetylase family protein, which encodes MQASEAQFNHGDEIFAPSTFATTLAYVDSTAYIVAGIPSTDIHVGGIPSMTAKPLWPGEAAVAAMLTFDVDGESLWISREAENAQRVGVLSQGRYGPKVALGLILDLLDELDVKATFFVPGWVAERYPLEIREIAARGHELGHHGYLHEWPDPNDPAKEEAVLQRGLEILANLTGYRPVGYRSPAWEFTPSTLRFLRKFGFLYSSNLMDDIRPYWHAGEGAPLLELPVQWVLDDAPFFMFSTRTPRPIRPAAEVEQIWKEELDGLMEYGGLFNLTMHPQFIGRPGRLQMLRRVVAALRQRGAWLATGRQIAEFWAAQYPPRETGGMDRAERSV
- a CDS encoding branched-chain amino acid ABC transporter permease, which produces MRHHVTALESGGLNRRLTLAPGAAPWQEWSWSTWGLIFLVLLVLPVFVNSSYVLHTAVSFFIWAVVNEMWNLVMGYGGIPSFGQLALFGVGGYASGMLAVYAHVNPWITMPVGALVAGVVGLLLGLPVLRLRGVYVVLLTLAFHQIIYLTIVTDDTKITGGGFGLRVPSLGLDRLGPEHELMAYYWVALVLFAVSTYSIFRVVNSRVGLAFKALRDSEAYAVSRGISPFRYKLLLFFISAVFTGLAGAFYGHYLKVMAPGMLSFAQMTNLLAMLVIGGWGSFGGPIVGTLLLTVLNELLKDVDRFRLLLLGAAMVLFVVTMPRGVVPTMTDVFKLWFGPKEETKEEVSGSDSEEAGA
- a CDS encoding branched-chain amino acid ABC transporter permease, whose product is MPGLTQAIYSGLLLGSIYALVATGLTLIWGALRMLNLAHGSIFMAGAYVAWLVVTTAGIHPLIGVPVAAAAMGLVGYILQYMVVLPLLERPGWENNTLIATVGVGIVLENAVLLAFGGRNKTLPEIVPGGFKVGPLNVSFRDLVIAAVAVGVLLMMHLFLYRTRHGLAIRAIAQNMTAARLMGVPVKRSFTIVMVISTALAAVAGVLLSGIYFLSPTMGGPPLLKSLLVTIFGGLGSVKGTMWAAYLIGLLEALVSLYLGVKWSLQVLFLVMIVVLIVRPNGLFGLGEARRL
- a CDS encoding ABC transporter ATP-binding protein, which produces MILLEVSGIRCGYGGSVVLHDLSMHVNQGEAVVILGPNGHGKTTLLRAISGLVPLTAGEIKFEGRTISGLEAEEITAAGVVHIPQGDLPFPEMTVEENLLMGAYLPRAWARRGEKLDRVYSLFPRLGERRNQLARTLSGGERRMLALGRGLMSDAKLLMIDEPSLGLAPIVIEEVYTKIKEIAASGLSILLVDENATHAVHVAQRVYLLESGSLVKEGQAGELLMDEALFSAYLG
- a CDS encoding ABC transporter ATP-binding protein, whose amino-acid sequence is MGVILEVQGLTKRYGGLEANKDLTFSVAERQVYGIAGPNGAGKTTLFDMISGHTPPTSGTIRFRGEEIQQLQPEEVCHRGIARTFQTPVVFGTQSVLANALVGSAFGRQGGSVKGGSVAPTLRFRPEEIDEALAALEFVGLLDKQAQLAETLSVFDKKRLMIASALATRPKLLMLDEPVGGLNRAEREQLVELVRKVNAAGVTVLIIEHVMKALLALADRLLIIHHGEKLAEGNPSDVIRDERVVAVYLGEQARDLVAALKGG